Proteins encoded by one window of Cloeon dipterum chromosome 2, ieCloDipt1.1, whole genome shotgun sequence:
- the mRpS14 gene encoding small ribosomal subunit protein uS14m encodes MNNMLKNTLKLIPSTLGICSNIMFQQLRTRWVDCRMIRDFKRRKCVVEYADERLRLRTILKNKVLPVAIREDARAMIMELPRNSHPYRTTYRCALTSRPRGNVKPFRMSRIVWRDLADHNRLSGVQRAMW; translated from the exons ATGAACAATATGCTGAAGAACACATTGAAATTGATACCATCGACTCTAGGAATCTGCTCAAATATAatg TTTCAGCAATTACGTACACGTTGGGTGGATTGCCGTATGATTCGAGACTTCAAAAGGAGAAAGTGTGTAGTGGAATATGCAGATGAGAGGCTTCGACTCCGaaccatattaaaaaataaagttctgCCAGTTGCGATCAGG gAAGACGCTCGGGCTATGATTATGGAGTTGCCCCGAAATTCTCATCCTTATCGCACCACCTACAGATGTGCTTTGACTTCTAGACCTCGGGGGAACGTGAAGCCTTTCCGAATGAGCAGAATTGTATGGCGTGATTTGGCAGATCATAATAGACTCTCAGGAGTTCAGAGAGCCATGtggtaa
- the SAK gene encoding serine/threonine-protein kinase PLK4, whose protein sequence is MGMAPPGNSFGESIQEYEVTALIGKGGFASVYRGRCCKTGLDVAIKMIDKKNMKAQGMVDRVRQEVQIHSRLKHPSVLELYTFFEDDNYVYLVLELCLGGELQRHIRSLSHPLSEEKVSQIIRQVTQGLLYLHSHRILHRDLTLANLLLVDDMSEMRVKIADFGLATQLKRLEDKHMTMCGTPNYISPEVATKSAHGLEADVWGLGCMIYTLLVGRPPFDTDEIKSTLTRVVMANYKIPDHVSSEARDLIQCLLKKNPKERMKLHDVLDHPFLRKSLVKENSSERWLGEDSGLCTMSSRTDRPGSSVQSSHHIIQSAAKQNYSQPIMSQFSLNRCGNMSENHMSWGGPCGNLAHSSRHQHPNPALVDLQRSLVHTGSCHSQNSFCSHSSSQPVHSVAVVDPRPCISHAVPVLGQNCNAGNNPTHSYYQTHTSNPQKSSGTGCEFETRSSEWSMDCHPRAADMPEATSAAFPNEAKKNLPPPLNTTRLQPVRHQTKKAVLTILETGEVVVEFLRKGLTSEKVMDVCRISGDGLRVILYRPNKGKGVEVCDQPATLPSNGADHIFSYDNLPEKYFTKYIYASRFVDLVKAVTPKVTLFSDRAKCVLMENQPLPNFETNFLGGQKVSRTAGIWKITTDSSSHVEVDPGDSGSLSPSQQILWNHAYQCLKHCELVERTLQDVASSGMKCFPVIIGKRPVISNALQANKENQPTVITPPSKPHLSMLDKGFNSAAVIKTTQLARNQHNVQVVRSAYIPGVGVANQLSNGEVQVQYSDGSILTVDSSKGTTSFVTSAGDQQVFENRNNLPIWLQVKLTSFPSVIQHLLSSKNTSTCSQSIS, encoded by the exons ATGGGCATGGCACCTCCAGGAAACAGCTTTGGAGAGAGCATCCAG GAGTATGAAGTCACAGCCCTTATTGGTAAGGGTGGATTTGCCAGCGTTTACCGAGGGAGGTGCTGCAAAACTGGACTTGATGTAGCTATCAAAAtg atcgacaagaaaaatatgaaagcaCAAGGAATGGTTGATCGTGTTCGACAAGAGGTGCAAATTCATTCTCGGCTAAAACATCCTTCAGTCTTGGAAttgtatacattttttgaaGATGATAATTATGTGTACCTTGTTTTGGAGCTGTGTTTGGGTGGTGAACTACAACGGCATATCAGATCTCTATCCCATCCTTTATCAGAAGAGaaag TTAGTCAGATTATACGTCAAGTAACACAAGGACTCTTGTACCTGCATTCACATCGAATTCTCCACAGAGACCTCACATTGGCCAATCTGCTACTTGTAGACGATATGAGTGAAATGAGAGTA aaaataGCTGATTTTGGCCTTGCAACGCAATTAAAACGGCTCGAGGACAAACATATGACTATGTGTGGGACGCCTAACTATATATCACCAGAGGTAGCCACAAAATCAGCTCATGGCCTAGAAGCTGACGTGTGGGGCTTGGGATGCATGATTTATACTCTGCTAGTTGGAAGACCCCCATTTGATACTGATGAAATCAAGAGCACTCTCACCAGAGTTGTCATGGCCAACTACAAG ATTCCTGATCACGTTTCTTCAGAGGCAAGAGACTTGATCCAGTGTCTTCTTAAGAAGAACCCAAAGGAAAGGATGAAACTTCATGATGTTCTTGACCATCCTTTCTTAAGGAAAAGCTTGGTCAAGGAAAATAGCAGTGAG AGATGGCTAGGTGAAGACAGCGGCCTTTGCACCATGTCAAGTCGGACAGACCGGCCAGGAAGCAGTGTTCAGTCATCCCACCATATCATTCAATCAGCTGCAAAGCAGAACTACAGCCAACCAATCATGAGCCAGTTTTCTTTGAACAGATGTGGAAATAT GTCAGAAAATCATATGTCATGGGGTGGTCCCTGTGGAAATTTGGCTCATTCAAGCAGACATCAACATCCTAACCCTGCTCTTGTTGATCTACAACGATCCCTGGTCCACACTGGATCGTGCCACAGCCAAAACAGTTTTTGCAGCCATTCCTCATCGCAGCCAGTAcacag TGTTGCAGTTGTAGATCCCAGACCATGCATTTCCCATGCTGTGCCTGTACTTGGACAAAATTGTAATGCTGGGAATAATCCAACTCATTCCTACTAccaaacacacacaagcaACCCTCAGAAGTCTTCAGGCACAGGTTGTGAGTTTGAAACAAGGAGTTCGGAATGGTCCATGGATTGTCATCCAAG AGCTGCGGACATGCCAGAGGCAACCAGTGCAGCATTTCCAAAtgaagcaaagaaaaatttaccgCCTCCACTCAATACCACGCGTCTTCAACCAGTGAGGCACCAGACGAAAAAAGCAGTTCTCACAATTTTAGAGACCGGAGAAGTggttgtggaatttctgagaAAAGGCTTGACCTCAGAAAAAGTCATGGACGTCTGCCGAATATCTGGAGACGGTCTGAGG GTCATCTTATACCGACCAAACAAAGGCAAAGGAGTCGAAGTATGCGACCAGCCAGCAACCTTGCCATCGAATGGCGCGGATCACATTTTCAGCTATGACAATCTACCTGAAAAATACTTCACCAAGTATATCTACGCATCAAGATTTGTGGATTTGGTGAAAGCTGTGACACCCAAAGTTACTTTGTTTAGTGATAGGGCAAAGTGTGTACTGATGGAAAACCAACCCCTGCCAAACTTTGAAACCAACTTCCTTGGAG GTCAAAAAGTATCGAGAACAGCaggaatttggaaaattacaacAGATAGTAGTTCCCATGTTGAAGTAGATCCTGGTGATTCTGGCTCACTGTCTCCTTCGCAGCAAATACTATGGAATCATGCTTATCAG TGTTTAAAGCATTGCGAGCTGGTGGAGAGAACTTTGCAAGATGTTGCATCCAGCGGAATGAAATGCTTCCCAGTCATTATTGGCAAACGACCCGTGATATCCAACGCCCTCCAAGCAAACAAGGAAAACCAACCCACTGTAATTACGCCTCCCAGTAAG CCCCACTTATCGATGCTCGACAAAGGTTTTAACAGTGCAGCAGTGATCAAAACTACGCAGCTCGCCAGAAATCAACACAATGTCCAGGTAGTGAGATCAGCCTATATCCCAGGAGTAGGTGTTGCGAATCAG TTGTCCAATGGCGAAGTCCAAGTCCAGTACAGTGACGGGTCAATTTTGACCGTGGACTCATCGAAGGGAACCACTTCCTTTGTTACATCAGCAGGGGATCAGCAAGTTTTTGAAAACAGAAACAATCTCCCCATTTGGCTGCAGGTGAAGCTCACCAGTTTTCCATCAGTCATCCAGCACTTGCTGTCATCAAAAAATACTTCTACTTGCTCTCAAAGTATCAGTTGA